CTAAGCCAGCTACATCCCACATTTCTTCTAAAGATTGTGGTGGAATATATTGATCAACTATACCACTTACCACATCTTCTCGAATGGCTGCTATTGTGGCACTTATATCACCTTCATCTAATAACTCATTACGCTGTTCGTAGATTACTTTACGTTGATCGTTAGCTACGTCATCGTACTCAAGTAATTGTTTACGCATATCAAAGTTACGACCTTCGACTTTACGCTGGGCATTTTCTATAGCACGAGTGACCCAAGGGTGTTCTATTGCTTCTCCTCGTTCCATACCTAGACGTTTCATCATATTGCCCATTTTCTCAGAAGCAAAGATACGCATTAATGCATCATCTAAAGATAAGTAAAAACGTGAAGAACCTGCATCACCTTGACGGCCTGAACGACCGCGCAACTGGTTATCTATACGACGAGATTCATGGCGCTCGGTGCCAATAATATGTAAACCGCCTGAAGCAATAACGGCATCATGAGCAATTTTCCAATCTTCTTTAATTTTTTCTACTTTGCTAGGTTTAGGATCATGAATTTTATCAATTTCAGCCTGCCAATTACCGCCTAAGACAATATCAGTACCACGGCCAGCCATATTAGTGGCTATTGTGATAGCCCCAGGTTTACCCGCCTGAGCAATAATGTCAGCTTCTTGTTCATGAAACTTAGCATTCAATACTTTATGAGGGATTTTATGTTTCTTTAATATCCCTGAGATAAGTTCTGAATTTTCAATTGAAACAGTCCCCACTAACGCCGGTTGTCCACGTTTAACACAGTCAAGTATGTCTTCGACTATGGCCTCGTACTTTTCTTCAGCAGTCAAAAAGATAAGATCTGCCTTATCGTCACGAAGCATAGGTTTATTTGTCGGGATAACTACTGTATCTAAGCCATAAATACTTTGAAATTCGAAAGCTTCGGTATCTGCCGTACCAGTCATTCCTGATAGTTTGTCATATAATCTAAAATAGTTTTGGAAGGTAATAGAAGCTAAGGTCTGGTTTTCGTTTTGAATATTAACCCCTTCTTTAGCTTCAACAGCTTGGTGTAACCCTTCTGACCAACGACGGCCTTCCATAGTACGACCAGTATGCTCATCAACGATAACAATCTCATTGTCTTTAACTATGTAATCGACGTCTTTAGAGAATAACTTATGAGCTTTAAGTGCTGCATTTACATGGTGAAGAAGAGAAATATTGGCTGCTGCAAACAATGATTCATCTTCAGGCAAAATGCCTTCACGTTGTAAAACTTGCTCTACAAAAATTTGTCCATTTTCAGTTAAATGGATTTGTTTACCTTTTTCATCAATAGTGAAATGACCTTCACCAACTTGACCTTCTTCGTCTTCTTTTTCTTGTTGTACTAACTCTGGGATCACCACATTTATTCGACGATACAACTCAGAACTATCTTCAGCCTGACCAGAAATAATTAAAGGGGTTCGAGCTTCATCAATTAAGATTGAGTCAACTTCATCAATTACCGCAAAATGTAATGAACGTTGCACTCTTTCTTCAGGGCTAAAGGCCATATTATCCCTAAGATAATCGAAACCGAATTCATTGTTAGTTCCATAGGTGATATCAGCAGCATAAGCTTCCTTTTTTTGCTGATGATTCATTCCTGGGA
The sequence above is a segment of the Paraglaciecola sp. L3A3 genome. Coding sequences within it:
- the secA gene encoding preprotein translocase subunit SecA; this encodes MFSSILTKIFGSRNDRTLKKLSKSVTLINQLETEYEGLSDEQLQAKTSEFKQRLEKDESTDDILVEAFAVVREASKRVFNMRHFDVQMLGGQVLHQGKISEMRTGEGKTLTSTLPTYLNAISGKGVHVITVNDYLASRDADWSKPLFEFLGLSVGCNIPGMNHQQKKEAYAADITYGTNNEFGFDYLRDNMAFSPEERVQRSLHFAVIDEVDSILIDEARTPLIISGQAEDSSELYRRINVVIPELVQQEKEDEEGQVGEGHFTIDEKGKQIHLTENGQIFVEQVLQREGILPEDESLFAAANISLLHHVNAALKAHKLFSKDVDYIVKDNEIVIVDEHTGRTMEGRRWSEGLHQAVEAKEGVNIQNENQTLASITFQNYFRLYDKLSGMTGTADTEAFEFQSIYGLDTVVIPTNKPMLRDDKADLIFLTAEEKYEAIVEDILDCVKRGQPALVGTVSIENSELISGILKKHKIPHKVLNAKFHEQEADIIAQAGKPGAITIATNMAGRGTDIVLGGNWQAEIDKIHDPKPSKVEKIKEDWKIAHDAVIASGGLHIIGTERHESRRIDNQLRGRSGRQGDAGSSRFYLSLDDALMRIFASEKMGNMMKRLGMERGEAIEHPWVTRAIENAQRKVEGRNFDMRKQLLEYDDVANDQRKVIYEQRNELLDEGDISATIAAIREDVVSGIVDQYIPPQSLEEMWDVAGLEERFKGEFLLEVPVQKWLDEDDKLYEEVIRERILEEVVNAYKAKEEIVGPQVIHQFEKAVMLQNLDSHWKEHLAAMDHLRQGIHLRGYAQKNPKQEYKRESFELFSEMLENLKVEVVTILSKVQVKAQEDVEAVEEQRRQADDTPKNFEHNSPNENSESQEQNQGPRAVVRDTPKVGRNDICPCGSGKKYKQCHGKLT